From Halostella salina, one genomic window encodes:
- a CDS encoding cupin domain-containing protein, producing the protein MDADPLIRRADEVEYEPVDAAEGLSKGVLVDASDGAPNFAIRRFTLDPGATVPKHTNAVEHEQYVLDGEYVVGIDGEERVVGAGDSLLIPAGVVHWYRNEGDEPGAFLCAVPNGDDEIELAE; encoded by the coding sequence ATGGACGCGGACCCATTGATCCGCCGCGCGGACGAGGTGGAGTACGAACCGGTCGACGCCGCAGAGGGCCTCTCGAAGGGCGTGCTGGTCGATGCGAGCGACGGTGCGCCCAACTTCGCCATCCGGCGGTTCACCCTGGATCCCGGCGCGACGGTGCCGAAACACACCAACGCGGTCGAACACGAGCAGTACGTGCTGGACGGCGAGTACGTCGTCGGGATCGACGGCGAGGAGCGCGTCGTGGGCGCGGGCGACAGCCTCCTGATCCCGGCGGGCGTCGTCCACTGGTACCGGAACGAGGGCGACGAGCCGGGCGCGTTCCTCTGTGCGGTGCCGAACGGCGACGACGAGATCGAACTCGCGGAGTGA
- a CDS encoding DEAD/DEAH box helicase, which produces MSRQVQQVDTLFLHESGDHFVVAVVRDGSRVFRAKLELKETGAGPRPGRFRIKQGSSEEPRDPDQFVEIARRAERIRISEQTSPGARKRLQAMLDGYQLSAKAVRTCRLCASDGRYSPITSDTAIETDDEYICPDCAKQELERELSYQGEMTGAARDRLEELLLDVQDLDRITNLLKGHLDPDLTKFDEISATTDSIENIRVDELNLHPGVQGLLEDRFEELLPVQSLAVENGLFDGRDQLVVSATATGKTLVGEMTGLDRALNGNGKMLFLVPLVALANQKHEDFRDEYGDLVNVSIRVGASRVRDDGNRFDPNADVIVGTYEGIDHALRTGRDLGDIGTVVIDEVHTLQEEGRGHRLDGLISRLKHYCETRADERSDYGGAQWVYLSATVGNPSELAGQLRANLVEFEERPVPIERHVTFADGREKPRIENKLVRREFDSKSSKGYRGQTIIFTNSRRRCHEISRKLEYESAPYHAGLDYGRRKKVERMFADQDLAAVVTTAALAAGVDFPASQVIFDRLAMGIEWLTVQEFHQMLGRAGRPDYHDTGKVYVLVEPDESYHGSMEMTEDEVAFKLLKGEMEAVRTRYDESSAVEETLANVTVAGKGAKRLNDRMIGEVPTKHAIGKLLEYEFIDGFEPTPLGRAVTSHFLDPREAFLLLDGIRKEKHPYSLVADAELDEDDL; this is translated from the coding sequence GTGTCACGGCAGGTCCAGCAGGTGGACACGCTGTTCCTCCACGAGTCCGGCGACCACTTCGTCGTCGCGGTCGTCCGCGACGGGAGCAGGGTGTTCCGCGCCAAGCTCGAACTGAAGGAGACGGGAGCCGGTCCCCGGCCGGGGAGGTTCCGGATCAAGCAGGGCTCCAGCGAGGAGCCACGCGACCCCGACCAGTTCGTGGAGATCGCCCGCCGGGCCGAACGCATCCGCATCTCCGAGCAGACCTCGCCCGGCGCACGGAAGCGCCTGCAGGCGATGCTCGACGGCTACCAGCTGTCGGCGAAGGCCGTCCGGACCTGTCGTCTCTGTGCCTCCGACGGTCGCTATTCGCCGATCACGTCCGACACCGCCATCGAGACCGACGACGAGTACATCTGTCCGGACTGCGCCAAGCAGGAGCTGGAGCGCGAACTCTCCTACCAGGGCGAGATGACCGGGGCCGCCCGGGACCGGCTGGAGGAACTCCTGCTTGACGTGCAGGACCTGGACCGGATCACGAACCTCCTGAAGGGGCATCTCGACCCCGACCTGACGAAGTTCGACGAAATCAGCGCGACGACCGACAGCATCGAGAACATCCGCGTCGACGAGCTGAACCTCCACCCGGGCGTTCAGGGCCTGCTGGAGGACCGCTTCGAGGAGCTGCTGCCCGTCCAGAGCCTCGCGGTCGAGAACGGACTGTTCGACGGTCGCGACCAGCTGGTCGTCAGCGCGACGGCGACCGGGAAGACGCTGGTCGGCGAGATGACCGGTCTGGACCGCGCGCTGAACGGCAACGGGAAGATGCTGTTTCTCGTCCCGCTGGTGGCGCTGGCCAACCAGAAACACGAGGACTTCCGCGACGAGTACGGCGACCTGGTGAACGTCTCGATCCGCGTCGGCGCGAGCCGCGTCCGGGACGACGGCAACCGCTTCGACCCGAACGCCGACGTGATCGTCGGCACGTACGAGGGGATCGACCACGCGCTCCGCACCGGACGTGACCTCGGCGACATCGGCACCGTCGTCATCGACGAGGTCCACACGCTCCAGGAGGAGGGCCGGGGACACCGCCTCGACGGCCTCATCTCGCGGCTCAAACACTACTGCGAGACGCGCGCCGACGAGCGGTCGGACTACGGCGGCGCGCAGTGGGTGTACCTCTCCGCGACGGTCGGCAACCCGAGCGAACTCGCCGGCCAGCTGCGGGCGAACCTCGTGGAGTTCGAGGAGCGGCCGGTCCCCATCGAGCGCCACGTCACGTTCGCCGACGGCCGCGAGAAACCCCGCATCGAGAACAAGCTGGTCCGTCGGGAGTTCGACAGCAAGTCCTCGAAAGGGTACCGCGGGCAGACGATCATCTTCACCAACTCGCGGCGGCGCTGCCACGAGATCAGCCGGAAGCTGGAGTACGAGTCCGCGCCGTACCACGCGGGGCTGGACTACGGCCGTCGGAAGAAGGTCGAACGGATGTTCGCCGACCAGGACCTCGCTGCCGTCGTCACGACCGCCGCGCTGGCGGCTGGCGTCGACTTCCCGGCCTCGCAGGTGATCTTCGACCGCCTCGCGATGGGGATCGAGTGGCTCACCGTCCAGGAGTTCCACCAGATGCTCGGCCGCGCCGGCCGCCCCGACTACCACGACACCGGGAAGGTGTACGTCCTCGTCGAACCCGACGAGAGCTACCACGGCAGCATGGAGATGACCGAGGACGAGGTGGCGTTCAAGCTCCTCAAGGGGGAGATGGAGGCTGTCCGCACCCGCTACGACGAGAGCTCCGCCGTCGAGGAGACGCTGGCGAACGTCACCGTCGCGGGCAAGGGCGCAAAGCGGCTCAACGACCGCATGATCGGCGAGGTGCCGACGAAACACGCCATCGGCAAGCTCCTGGAGTACGAGTTCATCGACGGGTTCGAGCCGACGCCGCTCGGCCGGGCCGTGACGAGCCACTTCCTCGACCCCCGCGAGGCGTTCCTCCTGTTGGATGGCATCCGCAAGGAGAAACACCCCTACAGCCTCGTCGCCGACGCGGAACTGGACGAGGACGACCTTTAG